A portion of the Jaculus jaculus isolate mJacJac1 chromosome 5, mJacJac1.mat.Y.cur, whole genome shotgun sequence genome contains these proteins:
- the Garem2 gene encoding GRB2-associated and regulator of MAPK protein 2 codes for MEKLAAGLAGLRWSMGAFPLDLIVSRCRLPTLACLGPGEYAEGISERDILLIHSCRQWTTVTAHTLEEGHYVIGPKIDIPLQYPGKFKLLEQTRDVREPARYFSSVEEVASVFPDRIFVMEAITFSVKVVSGEFSEDSEVYNFTLHAGDELTLMGQAEILCAKTTKERSRFTTLLRKLGRAGSLAGVGGPGASGTGAGGGGTRPIKGKMPCLICMNHRTNESLSLPFQCQGRFSTRSPLELQMQEGEHTVRAIIERVRLPVNVLVPSRPPRNPYDLHPVREGHCYKLVSIISKTVVLGLALRREGPAPLHFLLLTDMPRFTLPQGLLAGDPRVERLVRDSASYCRERFDPDEYSTAVREAPAELADDCASPRRARLCLPAPRVPGPARALRQLGPLGPALAGDGDQEYVSPDWAGAPEPAAPAAEIPYEELWAHQAPENLAEARARLPPGPDLIFLGPLGTPRRESQAPPPPVPPKSEAVKEECRLLHAPPVPPRGSGSSSRLSGSPPVPPRFPKLQPAHSPSSSLSYYSSGLQDGAGCRSGNGSPSPDAYSLYCYPCTWGDCKASESSSHQPPGPLPSTTTQPSQASRVLLEPLSSRAAPLLGADTPVVKTYHGCPPLFKSSHSPKRFAPFGSLNPFSGPAYPSGAPGAASSGSTSNSSMLATSSPSHSSGTALQSQACSATSPSSPSASEWQGPTLEPLDPFELGQASPPESELLRSQESGPHLSPLGPLKAFDPEGLMLKQVPTPLLPAALQGPEAGRLFLSQRCLEGTTASPGDGATGVGGRDACSWQPPADLSALSLEEVSRSLRFIGLSEDVVSFFARERIDGSIFVQLSEDILTDDFHLTKLQVKKIMQFIKGWRPKI; via the exons GGAAGTTCAAGCTCCTGGAACAGACTCGGGATGTGCGAGAGCCGGCGAGGTACTTCAGCAGCGTGGAGGAGGTGGCCAGTGTCTTCCCTGATCGAATTTTTGTGATGGAAGCCATCACCTTCAGCGTCAAG GTCGTGTCAGGCGAGTTCAGCGAGGACAGCGAAGTGTACAACTTCACCCTGCACGCGGGTGACGAGctcaccctaatgggccaggcGGAGATTCTGTGCGCTAAGACCACCAAGGAGCGCTCGCGCTTCACCACGCTCCTGCGAAAGCTGGGCCGCGCGGGGTCTCTGGCCGGAGTGGGTGGCCCAGGAGCCTCCGGAACAGGGGCAGGCGGCGGAGGCACCAGGCCCATCAAGGGCAAGATGCCCTGCCTCATCTGCATGAACCACCGCACCAACGAGAGCCTGAGTTTACCCTTTCAGTGCCAAGGCCGCTTCAGCACACGCAGCCCGCTGGAACTGCAGATGCAGGAGGGTGAGCACACAGTGCGCGCCATCATCGAGCGCGTGCGGCTGCCGGTGAACGTGCTGGTGCCCAGCCGGCCGCCCCGGAACCCCTACGATCTGCACCCGGTTCGGGAAGGTCATTGCTACAAGCTGGTCAGCATCATCTCCAAGACCGTAGTGTTGGGGCTGGCGCTGCGCCGCGAGGGACCGGCGCCGCTGCACTTTCTGCTGCTCACCGACATGCCGCGCTTCACGCTGCCGCAGGGCCTGCTGGCTGGGGACCCGCGCGTCGAGCGCCTGGTGCGCGACAGCGCCTCCTACTGCCGCGAGCGATTCGACCCCGACGAGTATTCCACCGCTGTGCGAGAGGCGCCCGCCGAGCTCGCCGACGACTGCGCCAGCCCACGGCGCGCTCGCCTGTGCCTGCCCGCCCCGCGCGTCCCCGGGCCAGCCCGCGCACTCCGCCAGCTAGGCCCCCTGGGCCCGGCGCTCGCGGGCGACGGCGACCAGGAGTACGTGAGCCCAGACTGGGCCGGCGCGCCTGAGCCCGCAGCCCCAGCCGCCGAAATCCCCTACGAGGAGCTGTGGGCGCACCAGGCGCCCGAGAACCTCGCTGAGGCCCGCGCCCGGCTGCCTCCAGGGCCCGATCTCATCTTTCTGGGGCCCCTGGGTACCCCGCGGCGTGAGTCCCAGGCGCCGCCACCTCCCGTCCCTCCCAAATCCGAGGCG GTGAAGGAGGAGTGCCGCCTGTTGCATGCTCCTCCTGTACCTCCCCGGGgaagtggcagctccagcaggcTTTCGGGCAGCCCCCCTGTGCCACCCCGCTTCCCCAAGCTGCAACCTGCCCACTCGCCTAGCTCCAGCCTCTCCTACTACTCCTCTGGCCTGCAGGATGG GGCAGGCTGTCGCAGCGGCAATGGCTCACCTTCACCGGATGCATATTCCCTCTATTGCTACCCTTGCACCTGGGGAGACTGCAAGGCCAGCGAGTCTTCTAGCCACCAGCCCCCAGGACCTTTGCCCTCCACCACCACGCAGCCCAGCCAGGCCTCCCGGGTCCTCTTAGAGCCTTTGAGTAGCCGAGCAGCTCCCCTGTTGGGGGCTGACACCCCCGTGGTCAAGACCTACCATGGCTGCCCGCCCCTGTTCAAATCCTCCCATTCTCCGAAGCGCTTTGCTCCCTTTGGCTCTCTCAACCCTTTCTCAGGGCCCGCCTACCCCTCGGGTGCCCCCGGGGCTGCCTCTTCTGGGTCCACCTCTAACTCTAGTATGTTGGCTACCTCTAGCCCCTCTCATTCTTCAGGCACAGCTCTGCAAAGTCAGGCTTGCTCAGCTACTTCGCCTTCCTCCCCATCGGCTTCTGAGTGGCAAGGGCCCACGCTGGAGCCCTTGGACCCCTTTGAGCTGGGGCAGGCCAGCCCTCCAGAGTCGGAGCTGCTGCGGTCTCAGGAGTCTGGACCCCATCTTTCACCGCTTGGTCCCCTCAAAGCCTTTGATCCCGAAGGTTTGATGCTGAAGCAAGTCCCTACCCCATTGTTACCAGCTGCTTTGCAGGGGCCTGAGGCAGGACGACTCTTTCTCAGCCAACGGTGCCTGGAAGGGACTACTGCCAGTCCTGGGGATGGAGCCACAGGTGTGGGAGGCCGGGATGCTTGCTCCTGGCAGCCTCCAGCGGacctttctgctctctctctggAGGAAGTCTCCCGCAGTCTACGCTTCATCGGCCTCTCAGAGGACGTGGTGAGCTTCTTTGCCCGAGAACGCATCGATGGGAGCATCTTTGTACAGCTCAGTGAGGACATCCTAACTGATGACTTCCACCTCACTAAGCTTCAAGTCAAGAAGATCATGCAGTTCATTAAAGGCTGGCGGCCCAAGATCTGA